The Dreissena polymorpha isolate Duluth1 chromosome 10, UMN_Dpol_1.0, whole genome shotgun sequence genome includes a region encoding these proteins:
- the LOC127847297 gene encoding dnaJ homolog subfamily C member 7-like isoform X3, whose product MMLNKYADALNDARESIKLDPNFVKGFMREGKCHLSLGDPSSAMRAYNRVLQLEPKNQAAKKELHLAESLQKFEATLDADCEKMDFRKALFCVEQCLQLAGPSMKYKIRKAELLTFLGRYQESQEIANDVLQRDGMNADALFVRGMCLYYQDNIDKAFSHFQQVLRLAPDHQKARETYRKAKQLIAKKEEGNKVFRAGNFEEAYKIYTEALEIDPNNKFTNSKLYCNRATVCTKIGKNEQSVEDCTKAIELDDTYLKAYMRRAKSYMDMEQYEEAVRDYEKILQLDKTRENKRLLQEAKLELKKSKRKDYYKILGVSKTATDDEIKKAYRKRALSHHPDRHSHDTVEVQKEEEMKFKEVGEAYSVLSDQKKRTRYDQGHDMEDLDGFGGGGFNNIDPNLIFQSFFGGGGGGHHFNFGGGGGGSGGFPGGFSFQFG is encoded by the exons GGTTTCATGAGGGAAGGAAAATGTCACCTATCGCTCGGCGATCCATCATCAGCCATGCGAGCCTATAACAGAGTGCTACAGCTGGAGCCCAAAAATCAGGCCGCTAAAAAAG AGCTTCATTTAGCAGAAAGTCTACAGAAGTTTGAAGCCACCCTGGATGCAGACTGTGAAAAAATGGACTTTCGGAAA GCCTTGTTTTGTGTGGAACAGTGCCTGCAATTGGCAGGTCCGAGCATGAAGTACAAAATACGCAAAGCAGAGCTGCTAACGTTTCTCGGCCGATACCAAGAGAGTCAAGAAATAGCCAA CGACGTCCTCCAACGTGATGGGATGAATGCAGATGCCCTGTTTGTGCGGGGAATGTGTCTATACTACCAGGACAACATAGACAAGGCATTCAGCCACTTCCAGCAGGTACTGCGTCTCGCGCCTGACCATCAGAAGGCCAGAGAGACCTACAGG aaagcAAAGCAGTTGATAGCAAAGAAAGAAGAAGGCAACAAGGTGTTCCGTGCAGGAAACTTCGAGGAGGCATACAAGATTTACACAGAGGCGCTTGAGATCGACCCGAACAACAAGTTCACCAACTCAAAACTGTATTGCAATAGGGCCACTGTCTGTACTAAG ATTGGGAAAAATGAGCAGTCAGTGGAAGACTGTACGAAGGCGATAGAACTGGACGATACATATCTCAAAGCTTACATGAGACGAGCAAAAAG TTACATGGACATGGAACAGTATGAGGAAGCTGTCAGAGACTACGAGAAAATATTACAGCTTGACAAAACTAGAG AGAACAAACGCCTGCTGCAAGAGGCCAAGTTGGAATTGAAAAAGAGCAAGAGAAAAGACTATTACAAGATTTTGGGCGTGTCAAAAACTGCCACAGACGATGAAATCAAGAAGGCCTACAGAAAACGAGCTCTCTCACACCATCCAG ATCGCCACTCCCACGACACGGTGGAGGTACAGAAAGAGGAGGAGATGAAGTTCAAGGAGGTCGGGGAGGCCTACTCCGTGTTGTCAGACCAGAAGAAACGAACGCGCTACGACCAGGGTCATGACATGGAAGATCTCGATGGCTTCGGAGGGGGTGGTTTCAACA ATATCGACCCCAACCTTATATTCCAATCCTTTttcggcggtggtggtggcggaCATCATTTCAACtttggtggcggcggtggtggcaGTGGGGGCTTTCCGGGTGGTTTTTCCTTCCAGTTCGGATAA